The nucleotide window GTCATGGCATCTACGGAGGTAGACCAAAGTTCGCTTCAGGCCAGGGAAACAGCAGCTGCAGCACAACTGTCATTTTTTGATGAAGAGCCCGGACAACAAAAAACCAATAAGGCCAGCAAGAAAGAAAAGCAGGTCCTCGATCAATTGAGCGGACTTGAGATTCTGGATATGACGCCATTACAGGCGATGAATATACTTTATGAATTGCAAAAAAAGCTAAGAAAGTAATGAATAACAAGATACTATTTTAAATTGGCTCTGTTAAAGCCTAACGTTGTTTTTATTCCTGTTGATTGTAGTGGAAGGCGCGTAGACTCCTCCGAAAATGCTAACGCATTTCCATCGTGCGTGGGCAGGTTCGAGGAAGCCAATTCAATGTCCTGCGGGCGCAGCTGGTCAGGTGAGACCTAGGTGAAATGATTCACGTGAGGAATCATTTGCACCCCGCAGGAGCAAAGCGACGAGGAGGCTCAGCGCCAGCCAAGAAGAATTTGGTCTTTGAAAAAGCTGGCACTTGAGCTTTTTCATCATTCTTCCCCCGCGGAAAGCGAAGCGCCTGGAACGAAAATCAACAGCCTTGTTTAACAGAGCCTTAAAATAAAAAAATCAAGATTGCTGGAGGTGAAGAAATGGGAAAGATCCTGCAACTGGATGATGCACTATCGAATAAAATCGCAGCCGGTGAAGTAGTTGAACGTCCGGCTTCCGTTGTAAAGGAGTTGCTTGAGAACGCAATCGATGCCAACAGTACTGTAATTGAAATCGATTTGGAAGAAGCAGGGCTTGCAAGGATTCGGATTACAGATAATGGTGATGGCATCGAGGAAGAGGATGTTCTTATCGCCTTCCAAAGGCATGCTACCAGCAAAATCAAGAATGAAAACGACTTATTCCGGATCAGGACACTCGGCTTCAGGGGAGAGGCACTGCCAAGTATCGCCTCTGTTTCGAGACTTGAAATGAAGACATCTACCGGATTGGAAGGCAATAAAGTGTTGATCGAAGGCGGCAAAGTCGAATCAATAGAAAAGGCAGACAGCCGAAAAGGAACGGATATCAGTATCTCTGACCTGTTTTTCAACACACCGGCACGACTTAAATATATGAAGACCATCCATACAGAGCTCGGCAATATCACAGATGTCGTGAATCGTCTGGCACTGGCGAATCCGACTATTTCATTCAGGCTTGTCCATAATGGGCGCCAGCTATTGAAGACGACCGGAAATGGAGACGTTCGCCAGGTGCTCGCTGCTATTTATGGCATCAATATGGTCAAATCCATGATTCCCATTTCCGGTGAGTCATTGGATTATAAAATCAGCGGCTATATTTCAATGCCTGAGATTACAAGGGCATCGAGAAACTATATATCGACGATGATCAATGGACGTTTTATCAAAAACTATGCGCTGGTGAAGGCAATCCAGGAAGGGTATCATACCCTGCTTCCGATTGGCCGGTATCCGGTTGTCCTGCTTAACATCGAAATGGACCCGCTGCTCATTGATGTGAACGTCCATCCTTCGAAAATGGAAGTGCGTTTAAGCAAGGAGCAGGAACTTAATAATCTTGTGTCAAGCGTGATTAAGGATGCTTTCAAAACGAAAGAGCTGATCCCAGCAGGGTTTGTTGCACAAAAACAGGAAAAACCCAAATCGGAACAAACTTTTATGGAACTTGACCACATGGAGAATCCTGCTAACCAGCAAGATAATGGGCAAAGCTCTATGGCCAGCAAACCTTTCGTTGAGGAAAAAGCAGAAGAACTGAGCGGGCGTTACAAAGCAGCAGGACAGCAGGATTTCCCAAAAACAGAGATGCCAAACTGGCAAAATGCCTTCGTAGCCCAGGAGCCCTTCATGGAGACGAAGTTCGATGCAAGGGATGAACAAGATGATGATGGCAAAAACGCGAGTGAACCTGAGGTTTTTATTGACGTTCCAGAAAACCAGCCAGAGGTGACATCCTCCCGGGTTCCTCCTTTATATCCAATCGGGCAAATGCACGGAACATATATACTTGCCCAGAATGACCGTGGCTTATATATCATTGACCAGCATGCTGCCCAGGAACGGATCAAATATGAATATTTCAGGGAAAAGGTCGGCCAGGTGGCAACAGAGCTTCAGGAAATGCTTGTTCCGATTACACTTGAATATTCTGCCGATGAATGCATGAAAATCAGTGAATATCAACACGAACTTGAGAAGGTCGGTGTATTCCTGGAGCCATTTGGCTACAACAGTTTCATTGTCCGCTCGCACCCACAGTGGCTTCCCCGCGGCGAGGAAAAAGAGCTGATTGAAGACATGATCGAACAGCTTTTGCTGATGAAAAAGGTGGATATTAAAAAGCTCAGGGAGGAAGCAGCGATCATGATGAGCTGCAAAGCATCCATTAAAGCGAATCATCACTTGCGTATGGATGAAATACAGGCTTTGCTTGATGAACTACGCCGCTCGTCTGATCCCTTCACTTGCCCGCATGGCAGGCCCATAATCGTCCATTATTCAACCTATGAAATGGAGAAAATGTTCAAAAGAGTAATGTAATGCTAGAAAGCAGTGTTTCCCAAAAGGAGACACTGTTTTTTTTATTAATAATGAAAGATTTTCATCAATAGGATAAAAATGCTTTAATTTATGTATAAAATGGTGTAAAATTACACTAATAGAAAAATAATTACAAATCATCATCCATACCAGCTGATTTTAATATGATAGAAGGAGGGGGGAGATTCATTGGTTGCCTTTTCGTTATTATTTACAATCATGCCGATTGTGGTACTCGTTTTTATTGTAGCTTTTGCAGTTAAAAATAAGGAGCAGGGGGGAGAAAAAGTGGTTAGACATTTATACACTTATCTAGTTTTATTTGCAACATTGATGATGGTCATAGGCGGAGGGGTGTCAAATTTCATGGCGGCAGCTGATCTTGCAAGCCCGTCAGGCTATTATCAAAGTTTTACAGAATATAAGCAATTGACGATAGCTGGTAAAATAGAAGGTTCAAAAACCGAAATGAGCGAACAAGAACTGCGGAGTAACTATGAGGTCTATGTTAAAGAGGAAGAAAAGCGGCAAAAGGACAGGGCAATCAACCAAATCATCAAGAGTCTCGGCTTTATTGTCATTCCGCTTCCGGTTTTCCTTTATTTCAACAGGCTAAGAAAGCAGCAATCAGAGTGAATTTAAATTTCCTGAAGGCACTGCATCTGGTGCCTTTTTTTATTTTTTAAGAGGAATAAACCACATTATAACGAATTTAGAAATCGAACGAAGAAAGGTGGCGATCAAATGTTAAAACGACCAGATCTAGAAGAGTTTCCAGTATATATGAGGAGTTATGTTCAATTGATACCAGAAGGCGACATAATCCAAATCCTCAACGGACAAATGGCATCGACGCAGGAAATATTTTCTGCGGTCACAGAAAAACAGGCTGAATACAGGTATGCAGAAGGAAAATGGACTTTATCTGAAGTATTGGGACATCTAACTGATACCGAAAGGATCATGAACTATAGAATCCTCCGTATTGCCCGTGGGGACAAGAGTCCTTTGATGGGATTCGACGAAAATGAATATGTACAAGAGGCTTCCTTTAATGAACGACCGATAGCTGATCTGCTGGAAGACTATCAAAATGTTAGAAGAGCAACGATCAGTTTGTTGAAAGGCCTGCCACAAAAATCTTTACAGAACAAGGGCAATGCCAATGGATTTGAAGTAACAGTGGAAACGATCGCTTATATGATTGCAGGACATGAACTTCATCATATAAAAATCATTCAGGAAAAGTATTTGAAAGATTAAATCAACACAGTTTTAGATAGATGCTATGGAATCAAATAGATTGCAAGTGTTACAAAGATATGAGCAGGATTTACAAATATTCATATACACTATGTGACATAAAAGGTATCTGGTAAGATGAGGATCTAGTTGAAAATAGTTGTGTTTTAACAGAATGAATAGAAAAAGATCGCTAACTAAATAGCGATCTTTTTTTAGAATCTGATATTTATCTTACAGCTGGCTGAAGTTTATGGATATACTGCAGTGCTTTCCCTGTGCCGATTGCTACAGATTCCAGCGGGTTTGGAGCGATATGGACAGGTACAACCATTTCGCTTCCGAGCCAATCCTGCATACCGTTCAGCAGGGCGCCGCCTCCAGAAAGGATTACGCCGCGGTCAACAATATCTCCGCTCAATTCAGCGGGGCAATCTTCCAAAGTCGCGCGGATCGCTTCCATGATATGAAGAAGAGATTCCTTGATGGCATCCCTGATTTCATATGAATTAAGAGTAACAGTCTTTGGAAGTCCTGTTACGAGGTCACGGCCGCGAATGTCCATTTCCAATTTCTCATGGTCTACAAGCGCGTAACCAATTTCCATCTTGATTCTCTCAGCGGTTCTTTCCCCGATCAGTACATTGTATTCCTTGCGTACATATTGAATGATATCCTCGTCAAGTCTGTCTCCGGCGATTCGGATCGAGTGGCAGGCTACGACGCCTCCGTAAGAGATAATCGCTACTTCAGTCGTACCTC belongs to Mesobacillus sp. AQ2 and includes:
- the mreBH gene encoding rod-share determining protein MreBH; amino-acid sequence: MLSTTEIGIDLGTANTLVYSKNKGVALNEPSVVAIDTETKNVLAVGKEAKEMIGKTPGKIVAIRPLKDGVIADFDVTTEMLKQIMKKASKKGGFSLRKPDVVVCTPSGSTSVERRAIQDAVRNAGAKKVHLIEEPVAAAIGAGLPVDEPVANVVVDIGGGTTEVAIISYGGVVACHSIRIAGDRLDEDIIQYVRKEYNVLIGERTAERIKMEIGYALVDHEKLEMDIRGRDLVTGLPKTVTLNSYEIRDAIKESLLHIMEAIRATLEDCPAELSGDIVDRGVILSGGGALLNGMQDWLGSEMVVPVHIAPNPLESVAIGTGKALQYIHKLQPAVR
- the mutL gene encoding DNA mismatch repair endonuclease MutL, with amino-acid sequence MGKILQLDDALSNKIAAGEVVERPASVVKELLENAIDANSTVIEIDLEEAGLARIRITDNGDGIEEEDVLIAFQRHATSKIKNENDLFRIRTLGFRGEALPSIASVSRLEMKTSTGLEGNKVLIEGGKVESIEKADSRKGTDISISDLFFNTPARLKYMKTIHTELGNITDVVNRLALANPTISFRLVHNGRQLLKTTGNGDVRQVLAAIYGINMVKSMIPISGESLDYKISGYISMPEITRASRNYISTMINGRFIKNYALVKAIQEGYHTLLPIGRYPVVLLNIEMDPLLIDVNVHPSKMEVRLSKEQELNNLVSSVIKDAFKTKELIPAGFVAQKQEKPKSEQTFMELDHMENPANQQDNGQSSMASKPFVEEKAEELSGRYKAAGQQDFPKTEMPNWQNAFVAQEPFMETKFDARDEQDDDGKNASEPEVFIDVPENQPEVTSSRVPPLYPIGQMHGTYILAQNDRGLYIIDQHAAQERIKYEYFREKVGQVATELQEMLVPITLEYSADECMKISEYQHELEKVGVFLEPFGYNSFIVRSHPQWLPRGEEKELIEDMIEQLLLMKKVDIKKLREEAAIMMSCKASIKANHHLRMDEIQALLDELRRSSDPFTCPHGRPIIVHYSTYEMEKMFKRVM
- a CDS encoding DinB family protein, with amino-acid sequence MLKRPDLEEFPVYMRSYVQLIPEGDIIQILNGQMASTQEIFSAVTEKQAEYRYAEGKWTLSEVLGHLTDTERIMNYRILRIARGDKSPLMGFDENEYVQEASFNERPIADLLEDYQNVRRATISLLKGLPQKSLQNKGNANGFEVTVETIAYMIAGHELHHIKIIQEKYLKD